From the Bacillus tuaregi genome, one window contains:
- a CDS encoding UDP-glucose dehydrogenase family protein, translating to MKIAVLGTGYVGLSTGVCLSEIGHSVCCIDVDEAKINRLRQGLSPIYEPGLEDLLVKNTALGRLHFTTSHKEAIETADIIIIAVGTPQGDDGAADLSYLVQAAKDLSAHMKPNTIVVIKSTVPVGTNDYVKCIIEEHTNTPFKMVSNPEFLRQGSAVKDTMKADRIVIGSQDKEAALKIQEMYRPLGVPILLTNVRSAEMIKYASNAFLATKISFINEISNLCEAVGANIIDVADGMGRDNRIGAAFLQAGIGYGGSCFPKDVKALLHTADSYGISFDLLKNTISINESQKILLYQKACKVLGSLKNKKIALLGLSFKPETDDMREAPSINIAHLLRGAEAQVVAYDPVATENAKKVLGNTIEYASSIEEAIDNADALFLVTEWQKFKQLDLVKVTQQMKQPLIFDGRNCFSEEKVRACPRIEYYPIGKPAIITGKDEIN from the coding sequence ATGAAAATAGCTGTATTAGGTACTGGTTACGTCGGACTGTCAACTGGCGTTTGTTTGTCGGAAATTGGTCATTCTGTGTGTTGTATCGATGTGGATGAAGCAAAAATTAATCGGCTTCGCCAAGGTCTCTCCCCGATATATGAACCTGGACTGGAAGATCTTCTTGTAAAAAATACCGCTCTAGGAAGACTGCATTTTACAACCTCCCATAAGGAAGCTATAGAAACTGCAGACATCATTATCATTGCCGTCGGAACTCCCCAGGGGGATGATGGTGCCGCAGACCTTTCCTATCTTGTTCAAGCCGCAAAGGATCTATCAGCCCACATGAAGCCAAATACCATTGTCGTCATCAAAAGTACGGTTCCTGTAGGTACGAATGATTATGTAAAATGTATCATCGAGGAACATACGAATACACCGTTTAAAATGGTCTCAAACCCTGAATTTTTAAGACAGGGCTCAGCAGTCAAGGATACAATGAAGGCCGACCGGATTGTCATTGGCTCTCAGGACAAGGAAGCTGCCCTGAAAATACAGGAAATGTATCGTCCATTAGGAGTTCCGATACTACTAACCAATGTGCGAAGTGCCGAAATGATTAAGTATGCCTCCAATGCTTTTTTAGCAACGAAAATCAGCTTTATAAATGAAATCTCCAATCTTTGTGAAGCGGTCGGGGCAAATATTATTGATGTGGCAGACGGCATGGGCCGGGATAATCGAATCGGTGCAGCCTTTCTTCAGGCCGGAATTGGCTATGGCGGCTCCTGCTTTCCAAAGGATGTCAAAGCTCTTCTGCATACCGCCGACTCATACGGTATCTCCTTCGATTTATTAAAAAATACGATTAGCATAAACGAGTCACAAAAAATACTACTTTATCAAAAGGCCTGTAAAGTGCTCGGTTCATTAAAAAATAAAAAAATCGCCCTGCTTGGCCTGTCGTTCAAGCCTGAAACAGATGATATGCGGGAGGCACCCTCAATCAACATCGCTCACCTTTTGCGTGGGGCAGAAGCTCAAGTTGTCGCCTATGACCCAGTCGCAACGGAAAATGCCAAAAAGGTCTTAGGGAATACGATTGAATATGCCAGTTCAATAGAAGAAGCAATCGATAATGCTGATGCCTTATTTCTTGTTACCGAATGGCAGAAGTTTAAGCAGTTAGATTTGGTAAAAGTTACCCAACAAATGAAGCAACCACTTATTTTTGATGGCCGAAATTGCTTTTCTGAGGAAAAAGTTAGAGCCTGTCCAAGGATAGAATATTATCCGATTGGAAAGCCGGCAATTATTACTGGCAAGGATGAAATCAATTAG
- the helD gene encoding RNA polymerase recycling motor HelD: MNPEQQQEQRLNLVMDTLMEEIHQLEDETTRRRNEVVQIRRHFWDEVKVNTDSFDDYLETIIGLRQEAQALSVSQSTHRHATKRLATLRRMQEVPYFGRIDFIEEGNTTQEQIYIGISSLTDKSGEDFLIYDWRAPVSSVYYDYQPGPAKYETPGGTIQGILEKKWQYLIRNGVLHSMFDTSLTIGDEILQQVLGNGTDKQMHNIVATIQQEQNLIIRHDRGRLLIVHGAAGSGKTSAALQRIAYLLYKYRDRLNADQIILFSPNTMFSHYVANVLPELGEENMQQVTFQEYLDHHLGKEFHVENPFEQLEYVLTEADSPSYRSRLAGIRYKASTRFFETIQTYRQSLELSGMLFKDINFKGKPIVSAQQIAERFYHHDPSLRFHNRLEKLREWLIKKITDVQKMERKKSWVREEIELLSSEDYHKAHRYLAKKRGFKQENISDYEMEPEALAQLIVHQKLKPLKKRIRAFQFIDFKGLYKQLFTEFLRIEGEKPEEWEPICQGTLKMLDDDILCYEDATPFLLLKELIQGFQTNSAIKHIVVDEAQDYSPFQFEFLKRLFPAARMTVLGDFNQAIFAHASERVDFHTLTSLYGADETELINITRSYRSTKPIIEFTRRLVPNGKGITPFERDGERPKLTQVNDKKELHNCIASKVTELRNLGFNSIAIICKSAEESFQAYNALTSIDELKLLKSSSIEYEQGVVVVPSYLSKGIEFDAVIIYDASTLVYGNEDLLRVFYTACTRAMHYLQLFSVGEPCQFLHNGLQEGFIEVT; the protein is encoded by the coding sequence ATGAATCCAGAGCAACAGCAGGAGCAAAGACTAAACTTAGTCATGGACACCCTAATGGAGGAAATACATCAATTGGAAGATGAAACGACCAGGCGCAGAAACGAAGTGGTTCAAATCCGCAGGCACTTTTGGGATGAGGTTAAGGTGAATACTGATTCTTTCGATGATTACCTTGAAACTATTATCGGCTTGCGGCAAGAGGCTCAAGCTCTGTCTGTCAGCCAAAGTACTCATCGACATGCAACTAAACGTTTAGCCACGCTGCGACGAATGCAGGAGGTTCCTTATTTTGGCCGGATTGATTTTATCGAAGAAGGAAATACAACACAGGAACAAATCTATATTGGCATCTCCTCACTTACTGATAAGAGCGGGGAAGACTTTCTAATTTACGATTGGAGAGCTCCAGTCTCGAGTGTTTACTACGATTATCAGCCCGGACCAGCTAAATACGAAACTCCCGGTGGCACCATCCAGGGCATTTTAGAGAAAAAGTGGCAATACTTAATACGCAACGGCGTTCTTCATTCTATGTTTGATACGAGTCTTACGATTGGGGACGAAATATTACAACAGGTACTTGGTAATGGTACCGATAAACAAATGCATAATATTGTAGCGACCATTCAACAGGAGCAAAACCTGATCATCCGTCATGACCGCGGCAGACTACTAATTGTTCATGGGGCAGCAGGTAGTGGAAAAACATCAGCCGCGCTACAGCGAATTGCTTATTTACTTTACAAATATCGAGACCGTTTAAATGCTGATCAAATTATTCTTTTTTCACCTAATACCATGTTTAGTCATTACGTGGCCAATGTACTGCCAGAGCTGGGTGAGGAAAATATGCAGCAGGTCACCTTTCAGGAATACCTGGATCATCATCTCGGTAAAGAGTTTCACGTTGAAAATCCCTTCGAGCAATTGGAATATGTATTAACGGAGGCCGATTCTCCTTCGTACAGGTCAAGGCTTGCAGGTATCCGTTACAAAGCATCTACCCGCTTTTTCGAAACGATTCAAACCTATAGACAGTCACTCGAGTTATCGGGAATGCTATTTAAGGATATAAACTTTAAAGGGAAACCAATTGTTTCAGCACAGCAAATAGCCGAAAGATTTTATCATCACGACCCTTCACTCCGCTTCCATAATAGGCTGGAAAAGCTAAGAGAATGGCTGATTAAAAAAATAACTGATGTCCAAAAGATGGAACGAAAAAAATCTTGGGTTCGAGAGGAAATCGAACTTCTTAGCAGCGAGGATTACCATAAAGCCCATAGATACTTAGCGAAAAAACGAGGCTTTAAACAAGAAAATATCTCTGACTATGAGATGGAGCCAGAAGCACTTGCCCAATTAATTGTACATCAAAAATTAAAGCCTTTGAAAAAACGAATTCGAGCGTTTCAGTTCATCGACTTTAAGGGCTTGTACAAACAGCTATTTACTGAGTTCCTGAGAATCGAAGGTGAAAAACCTGAGGAATGGGAGCCTATATGTCAAGGTACGTTGAAAATGCTAGATGATGACATACTATGTTATGAGGATGCTACGCCATTTTTACTTTTAAAAGAGCTGATTCAAGGCTTTCAGACGAACAGCGCCATTAAACACATCGTTGTGGATGAGGCTCAGGATTATTCCCCCTTTCAATTTGAGTTTTTGAAGCGTTTATTTCCTGCAGCAAGGATGACCGTGCTCGGCGACTTTAATCAGGCGATTTTTGCCCATGCTAGCGAAAGAGTTGATTTTCACACATTAACTAGCCTTTACGGAGCAGATGAAACGGAGTTAATTAATATAACTCGGAGTTATCGCTCGACCAAACCAATCATTGAATTTACACGAAGACTCGTGCCCAATGGAAAAGGAATAACTCCATTTGAACGTGACGGAGAACGGCCCAAACTGACACAAGTAAATGATAAAAAAGAACTGCACAACTGCATTGCCTCAAAGGTCACAGAATTACGTAACCTTGGATTTAATAGCATTGCGATTATCTGTAAGTCTGCAGAGGAAAGTTTTCAAGCCTATAATGCTTTAACTAGCATTGATGAACTTAAGCTCCTAAAGAGCAGTTCGATTGAGTATGAGCAAGGAGTTGTTGTTGTACCGTCTTATTTATCCAAGGGAATTGAATTTGATGCAGTCATAATCTATGATGCCTCAACACTTGTATACGGTAATGAAGACTTGCTTAGAGTTTTCTACACAGCCTGTACTAGAGCGATGCATTATTTGCAGTTATTCAGTGTTGGCGAACCATGTCAATTTTTGCATAATGGATTGCAGGAGGGCTTTATTGAGGTGACCTGA
- the ahpF gene encoding alkyl hydroperoxide reductase subunit F, producing the protein MILDAEIKSQLSQYLQLMEGEVHIKVSSGTDQVSKDMTALAEELAAMSSNIKVAQTELERTPSFSINRPGEDTGITFAGIPLGHEFTSLVLALLQVSGRAPKADQKIIDQIKNIKDEYRFETYASLSCHNCPDVVQALNVMSLLNPNITHTMVDGAVFKEEVEAKDIMAVPTVYLNGEFFNSGRMSLEEILMNLGSGPDASEFADKDPYDVLIVGGGPAGASAAIYSARKGIRTGIVADRFGGQVLDTVGIENLITVNYTEGPKLAATLEEHVKQYDVDIMNLQRAKHLERKTDFIEVELENGAVLKSKTVILSTGARWRNADVPGEKEFRNKGIAYCAHCDGPLFAGKHVVVIGGGNSGVEAAIDLAGIVKHVTLLARSEVKADPVLCDRVRSLSNVTIIEQAQVMEINGTDKVNGVTYKDRQTGEEHHIELQGVFVQIGTIPNTEWLQDTVDLNRVGEVIIDKSGSTNIPGVFAAGDCTDSKFKQIIISMGSGATAALGAFEYLIRN; encoded by the coding sequence ATGATATTAGACGCTGAAATCAAATCGCAATTATCACAATACTTACAGCTAATGGAAGGCGAAGTACATATTAAAGTAAGCTCTGGCACGGATCAAGTATCAAAGGATATGACTGCACTTGCAGAGGAATTAGCAGCCATGTCTTCCAACATAAAAGTAGCGCAAACAGAGTTAGAAAGAACTCCTAGCTTTAGTATCAATCGTCCCGGTGAAGACACAGGAATTACTTTTGCCGGAATCCCGCTTGGGCACGAATTCACATCATTGGTGCTGGCGTTACTACAGGTCAGCGGAAGAGCTCCAAAAGCGGATCAGAAAATCATCGACCAAATTAAAAATATTAAAGACGAATATCGGTTTGAAACCTATGCCAGCCTGAGCTGCCACAACTGCCCAGATGTTGTTCAAGCGCTAAATGTTATGAGTCTTTTAAACCCTAACATCACACATACGATGGTTGATGGTGCTGTTTTTAAAGAAGAGGTCGAAGCGAAAGATATTATGGCCGTTCCGACCGTGTACTTAAATGGCGAGTTCTTTAACAGCGGCCGTATGTCACTTGAAGAGATTCTGATGAATTTAGGCAGTGGTCCAGACGCTTCCGAATTTGCTGATAAAGACCCTTATGATGTCCTGATTGTCGGCGGCGGCCCTGCAGGTGCAAGTGCTGCCATTTACTCCGCACGTAAAGGCATTCGCACTGGTATTGTTGCAGACCGTTTTGGCGGACAGGTATTAGACACAGTCGGGATTGAAAACTTAATTACAGTCAACTATACAGAGGGGCCAAAGCTTGCGGCTACCTTAGAAGAACATGTGAAGCAATATGATGTTGACATTATGAACCTACAACGGGCAAAGCACCTAGAAAGGAAGACAGATTTTATCGAGGTTGAATTAGAGAACGGTGCTGTTCTTAAAAGTAAAACCGTTATCCTGTCAACTGGCGCCCGCTGGCGTAATGCTGACGTGCCTGGAGAAAAGGAGTTCAGAAATAAAGGGATTGCCTATTGTGCCCACTGCGATGGTCCCCTCTTTGCCGGCAAACATGTTGTTGTCATTGGTGGCGGAAATTCAGGTGTAGAAGCAGCTATTGATTTAGCAGGCATTGTTAAGCATGTAACACTACTCGCTCGCTCTGAAGTAAAAGCCGATCCGGTTCTGTGCGATCGCGTGCGTAGCCTTTCGAACGTAACGATTATCGAACAAGCGCAAGTCATGGAAATTAACGGTACAGACAAAGTTAATGGTGTAACCTACAAGGATCGCCAAACTGGAGAAGAACACCATATCGAATTACAGGGGGTATTCGTTCAAATCGGTACAATTCCTAATACTGAATGGCTCCAAGACACCGTCGATCTAAATCGTGTTGGCGAGGTTATCATTGATAAGAGCGGATCGACAAATATACCAGGTGTGTTTGCGGCTGGCGATTGTACAGATAGTAAATTTAAACAAATCATCATCTCAATGGGATCAGGTGCAACAGCTGCCCTAGGGGCATTTGAATACTTAATTAGAAATTAA